The Starkeya sp. ORNL1 DNA window TCAAATGAAAATAAAATTTGAGGCGTCAGACATGAAGAGCACAGCACAGGCGGTGGAAACTGCCAAAACCGATGAACGTCGCGAAGAAATCCGGCCGCTTTACATGGAGGCGCTCACGCTCGTCGAGCGTCTCCATCGCCGGCTCTTGGACGTTATAAAGGATGAGTTCGACCGGCGCGGCCGTTCGGACGTGAACAGTGTGCAGGCGCTGCTGCTGTTCAACATTGGCGATGCCGAACTCACCGCCGGTGAATTGCGCACCCGGGGCTACTATCTCGGCTCCAACGTCTCCTACAACCTGAAGAAGCTGGTCGAGATGGGCTACCTGCACCATCAGCGCTCGCGCATCGACCGCCGCTCGGTGCGCATCAAGCTCACTGACAAGGGTGAGGAGGTGCGCGACATCGTGGAGAAGCTTTACCAGAAGCACATCGCCACGATCGAGCAGATCGGCGGCATCGGCGCCCAGGACTTCCAGGTCATCAACAAG harbors:
- a CDS encoding winged helix DNA-binding protein, whose protein sequence is MRPLYMEALTLVERLHRRLLDVIKDEFDRRGRSDVNSVQALLLFNIGDAELTAGELRTRGYYLGSNVSYNLKKLVEMGYLHHQRSRIDRRSVRIKLTDKGEEVRDIVEKLYQKHIATIEQIGGIGAQDFQVINKALVRLERFWTDQILYRL